Below is a genomic region from Delftia tsuruhatensis.
CTCCAGATAGGCGGCCGCACTGCCCAGGTCATACAGCAGCCGCCGGAATGCCTTGTCGCCGCCGCTGGCCGGATCGATCACGGCCGGCACCGACACCGTGGGCATCAGGGTGAACCGGGAAGAGCGCCTGGAGCCCGCCCCCTTGCCTTGCGTGGAGGCAGCAGCACCAGCGGTGCGCGGCTGTGTGGATTTCGAAGGTTTGGTGGGTGCGGACTGGCTCGATGGTGATGAAACGGATGCATTGGCTGGCTTGCGACTCATCTTTTCATGATAGCAACGCCGCCCCGCGAAAACGCCGTCGACTCCATTGCGCCGCCCCTCCCCCTTGCTGCGGGACCGGGCTCCCGCCGCCCGCTCAGGCGCCGCCTTGCGCCTCCCGTGCCGCCGCATGGCCAGGCCGCGACCTGCGGCGCTCCAGCCAGGCCAGCCACTCGCCCACCACGCCGCGGCGAAACAGCAGCACGCACAGCATGAACACGAGGCCGGTGACGATGGACACCGAATCACCCAGCCGCCCGAAACCGCTCCACCCGGTCACTGCCGCAAACCATGCACCAATGTCGCCCAGCTCGTTTTCCAGCAGCACCACAAGGCATGCCCCGACGGCCGGGCCGAAGACGGTGCCCATGCCCCCCAGCAAGGCCATCAGCACCACGCTGCCCGACAGATGCCAATGCACGTCGGCCAGCGTGACCACACCGAAAAGCAGCGCCTTCATCGCACCGGCCAGGCCCGCCAGCGCGGCCGACAGCACGAACGCCAGCTTTTTCACGCGCACCACGTCGTAGCCCAGCGATATGGCGCGGGCCTCGTTGTCGCGCACCGCCACCAGCACCTGGCCGAACGGCGAATGGACGGTGCGGTGGATCACATGGCATGCACCGACGAACACGGCCAGGAAGGTGTAGTACAGCGCACGGTCGTCCGCGAGGTCGATCAGGCCGAACAGGCGGGAGCGGGGAATCGATTGCAGGCCGTCCTCCCCCCCGAGCCCGGGCTGCTGGAGGACCAGGAAATACACCAGCTGCGCCAATGCCAGCGTGATCATGGCGAAGTAGATTCCCTGGCGGCGCAGCGCAAGACTGCCGATGGCCCAGCCCAGCAGCGCGGCCACGGACAGCCCCAGCAACAGCGCGACTTCGGCCGTGACCCCCCAGTGCTTGAGGGCGTAGCCGGCGCAATAGCCCGCGCCGCCGAAGAACGCCGCATGCCCCAGCGACAGCAGGCCGCCATACCCCAGCAGGAGGTTGAACGCGCAGGCCAGCAGTGCAAAGCACAGCAGCTTCATCAGCAGCACGGGGTAGACCACCGCGGGGGCCACGAGGCTGGCGGCCAGCGCCAGCAGCAGACATGTACGGGTGTGCTTCATCTCAATTCCCCTTGCCGAACAGGCCCGCAGGGCGCACCAGCAGCACCAGGGCCATCATCAGGAACACGGCCGTCGAGGAGGCCTCCGAATAGAAAATCTTCACCAGGCTCTCCACCACGCCCAGCCCCACCGCAGTGGCCACGGTTCCCGCGGTGGAGCCGATGCCGCCGATGACGACCACGGCGAACACGATGATCAGGAGGCCGGACCCCATCAGCGCGTTGACTTGCAGTACCGGCGCCGCCAGCACGCCAGCGAACGCCGCCAGCGCCACGCCGAACCCATAGGTCAGCATCACCATGCGTGGCACATTCACCCCGAAGGCCTCGACCAGCCTGGGGTTCTCGGTGCCCGCGCGCAGCAGGGCCCCGAGGCGCGTGCGCTCGATCACGTACCAGGTCGCGCCGCAGACGGCGAGCGCCACCACGACCACCCAGGCACGGTAGGCGGGCAGCACCATGAAGCCCAGGTCGATGGCCGAGCGCAGCGCATCCGGCACCGGATAGCTCTGGCCCGACACGCCATACGCGGCCCGGAAGACGCCCTCGAGCACCAGCGTCAGGCCGAAGGTCAGCAGCAGCCCGTACAAGTGGTCCAGCCGATACAGGCGCCGCAGCATGCTGCGCTCGAAAAGCATGCCCGCGGCGCCGACGGCCAGCGGCACCAGCAGCAGGGACAGCCAATAGGAGATGCCCAGCAAGTTCAGCCCCAGGAAGGCGGCGTAGGCGCCGACCATGTAGAACGCGCCGTGTGAAAAATTGATGATGTTCAGCAGGCCGAACACCACGGCCAGGCCCAGCGACAGCACGGCGTAGAACGCGCCGTTGACCAGGCCCAGCAGCAGCTGCCCGCCCAGGGCCGCCAGGGGAACGCCGAGAATTTCGTCCATGGCCTAGACTCCCATCCGTTCGTTGAGCGTTGCCGCCTTCTCAGGCAGCTCGCTGGCGCGGAAATGCTCCACGATCCGGCCATGCTCCATCACGTAGAAGCGGTCGGCCAGGGTCTGCACAAACTCGAAGTTCTGCTCCACCAGCAAGATCGTGTAGCCGCGCCGCTTGAGCGCCTGCAAGGCGACGCCGATCTGCTCGACGATGGCCGGCGCGAGTCCTTCCGAGATTTCGTCGAGCAGCAGCAATCTGGCACCGGTGCGCAGGATGCGTGCGAGCGCCAGCATCTGCTGCTCCCCGCCCGACAGCCGCGTGCCCTGGGTCGCGCCCCGGTGGGCGAGGTTGGGAAACAGATCGTGGATCTCCTGCACCGACATCGGCCTGCCGCCGGGCAGCGGCGGCGGCAGCATCAGGTTCTCGGTGACGCTCAGTCCCGAGAAGATGCCGCGCTCCTCGGGGCAGTAGCCCACGCCGCAGCGTGCTATCGAGAACGTGGGCAGCGCGATGGTCTCCTTGCCGTGGATGCGGACCGAGCCCTTGCGCGTCCCTGTCAGGCCCATGATGGCGCGCAGCGTCGTCGAACGCCCCGCGCCGTTCCTGCCCACCAGCGTCACGAGCTCTGCCTCGCCCACCTGCAGGTCCACCCCGTGCAGCACGTGGGATTCGCCGTACCAGGCGTTCAGCGCCCGGATGTCCAGTACCGCCGCTTCAGCCATGGGCGACCTCCCCGCCCTGCTTGCGTCGGCCCATGTAGGCATCGCGCACGCGCTCGTCGCATGAGACCTGCGCATAGCTGCCTTCGGCCAGGATCCGGCCGCGCTGCATCACGGTGATCCGGTCGCAGAGGCCGGCCACCACGTTCATGTTGTGCTCCACCATCAGCACGGTGCGGCCCGCGGCGACCTTTCGGATGAGCTCGGTGACGCGGCCGACGTCCTCGTGGCCCATGCCCTGGGTGGGTTCGTCCAGCAGCATGAGCTGGGGCTGCACCGCCAGTGTCGTCGCCAGCTCCAGGGCCCTTTTGCGGCCATAGGGAAGATCACCCGCGCGCAGGCCCGATTGAGCGGCCAGCCCCACCTGCTCCAGCGCACCCATGGCCCGCTCGTCGAGCTGGTCCAGCACCTTCTTGCTGCGCCAGAAGTGATACGTCAGCCCCAGCGCTCGCTGCAACCCCAGCCGCACGTTCTCCAGCGCAGTGAGATGGGCGAACACCGAAGAAATCTGGAACGAGCGCACCAGGCCCCGGTCCACGAGGACCTGCGGCCTCGTGTGCGTGATGTCCTGCCCGTCCAGGTGGATCGATCCACCGGACGCGGCGAGAAAGCGCGTCAGCAGGTTGAAGCAGGTCGTCTTGCCGGCGCCGTTGGCACCGATCAATGCGTGGATGTGGCCGCGCCGGATTCGCAGATTCACGCCATCGACCGCGACGAAGCCGTTGAACTCCTTGCGCAGGTCTCTTGTCTCTAGA
It encodes:
- a CDS encoding ABC transporter ATP-binding protein, which gives rise to MAEAAVLDIRALNAWYGESHVLHGVDLQVGEAELVTLVGRNGAGRSTTLRAIMGLTGTRKGSVRIHGKETIALPTFSIARCGVGYCPEERGIFSGLSVTENLMLPPPLPGGRPMSVQEIHDLFPNLAHRGATQGTRLSGGEQQMLALARILRTGARLLLLDEISEGLAPAIVEQIGVALQALKRRGYTILLVEQNFEFVQTLADRFYVMEHGRIVEHFRASELPEKAATLNERMGV
- a CDS encoding branched-chain amino acid ABC transporter permease; translated protein: MKHTRTCLLLALAASLVAPAVVYPVLLMKLLCFALLACAFNLLLGYGGLLSLGHAAFFGGAGYCAGYALKHWGVTAEVALLLGLSVAALLGWAIGSLALRRQGIYFAMITLALAQLVYFLVLQQPGLGGEDGLQSIPRSRLFGLIDLADDRALYYTFLAVFVGACHVIHRTVHSPFGQVLVAVRDNEARAISLGYDVVRVKKLAFVLSAALAGLAGAMKALLFGVVTLADVHWHLSGSVVLMALLGGMGTVFGPAVGACLVVLLENELGDIGAWFAAVTGWSGFGRLGDSVSIVTGLVFMLCVLLFRRGVVGEWLAWLERRRSRPGHAAAREAQGGA
- a CDS encoding ABC transporter ATP-binding protein codes for the protein MQSEIILETRDLRKEFNGFVAVDGVNLRIRRGHIHALIGANGAGKTTCFNLLTRFLAASGGSIHLDGQDITHTRPQVLVDRGLVRSFQISSVFAHLTALENVRLGLQRALGLTYHFWRSKKVLDQLDERAMGALEQVGLAAQSGLRAGDLPYGRKRALELATTLAVQPQLMLLDEPTQGMGHEDVGRVTELIRKVAAGRTVLMVEHNMNVVAGLCDRITVMQRGRILAEGSYAQVSCDERVRDAYMGRRKQGGEVAHG
- a CDS encoding branched-chain amino acid ABC transporter permease — encoded protein: MDEILGVPLAALGGQLLLGLVNGAFYAVLSLGLAVVFGLLNIINFSHGAFYMVGAYAAFLGLNLLGISYWLSLLLVPLAVGAAGMLFERSMLRRLYRLDHLYGLLLTFGLTLVLEGVFRAAYGVSGQSYPVPDALRSAIDLGFMVLPAYRAWVVVVALAVCGATWYVIERTRLGALLRAGTENPRLVEAFGVNVPRMVMLTYGFGVALAAFAGVLAAPVLQVNALMGSGLLIIVFAVVVIGGIGSTAGTVATAVGLGVVESLVKIFYSEASSTAVFLMMALVLLVRPAGLFGKGN